A stretch of the Comamonas testosteroni TK102 genome encodes the following:
- the hutC gene encoding histidine utilization repressor, producing MNVRDPAQRKTAPAAQMPLALYQQVKDHVLRKIGDGSLAAGARVPSEQELVNEFGVARMTVNRALRELAEQGVIVRVAGVGSFVAEEKPQSTLLRIANIGEEITQRGHDHRFELLDMRRESASPEVAAALDLAVGASVFHLHGVHFENELPVQIEDRYVNPRLVPDFMDQDFSAVQPSVYLVRNVQYDQIEHVVDAILPTAEQARLLQMAIDQPCLMLTRRTWLRGVPITWVHCVHPGMRYRLGSRFRTDSVHGG from the coding sequence ATGAATGTCCGAGATCCTGCCCAGCGCAAAACGGCTCCTGCAGCCCAGATGCCGCTCGCGTTGTATCAGCAGGTCAAGGACCATGTGCTGCGCAAGATCGGCGACGGCTCGCTGGCGGCCGGTGCGCGCGTGCCTTCCGAGCAGGAGCTGGTCAACGAGTTCGGCGTGGCGCGCATGACGGTGAACCGCGCCCTGCGCGAGCTGGCCGAGCAGGGCGTGATCGTGCGTGTGGCGGGGGTCGGCTCCTTCGTGGCCGAAGAAAAGCCGCAATCGACCCTGCTGCGCATTGCCAATATCGGTGAAGAGATCACCCAGCGCGGCCACGATCATCGCTTCGAGCTGCTCGATATGCGCCGCGAGTCCGCCTCGCCCGAAGTCGCTGCGGCGCTGGATCTCGCGGTCGGCGCCTCGGTCTTTCACCTGCACGGCGTGCACTTCGAAAACGAGCTGCCGGTCCAGATCGAAGACCGCTATGTGAACCCGCGCCTGGTCCCTGACTTCATGGACCAGGATTTCTCTGCCGTGCAGCCCTCGGTCTATCTGGTGCGCAATGTGCAGTACGACCAGATCGAACATGTGGTCGATGCGATCTTGCCGACGGCCGAACAGGCCCGGCTGCTGCAGATGGCTATCGACCAGCCTTGCCTGATGCTCACGCGCCGTACCTGGCTGCGCGGCGTCCCGATCACCTGGGTGCATTGCGTGCATCCAGGCATGCGCTACCGACTCGGTAGCCGTTTCCGAACCGATTCAGTGCACGGCGGCTGA
- a CDS encoding CaiB/BaiF CoA transferase family protein has translation MENEYFPLIHVLGSMQTSLQINSGNPMPESTEKTASRPLDGIRILDFTRVLAGPMSTALLADLGAEVVKVEPPQGDDYRAIGPMKNGQSALFTVMNRNKQSLVLDLKHADAVAVVHELARQVDVVVENFRPGVAERLGIGPETLRALNPRLVYVSVSGFGQTGPLAHRPAYDIIVQAMSGLMEATGEPQGAPTLVGEAVSDVVAGLFASWATLAALLQAQRTGVGQHVDVAMFDTTLSFLATSMSRYLFTGQPARRVGNRHPLSAPFGVYRARDGHYALAVLNKKLFDATAAAMDLPELAGDPRFASDEARSANEPALRAALEGWSTQHDVADVVARLESAGVPAAPIWNIEQALNSEQIRSRGLLCEVEDERLPGLQLPTQPVHFSGALPNRAQRAPALGEHTELLLQSWLGRSTDAIAALREAGALG, from the coding sequence ATGGAAAATGAATATTTTCCATTGATTCATGTTTTAGGCAGCATGCAGACATCGCTTCAGATCAACAGCGGGAATCCCATGCCTGAATCCACCGAAAAAACTGCTTCCCGTCCACTGGATGGCATCCGCATCCTGGACTTCACCCGGGTTCTGGCAGGCCCCATGTCCACGGCCTTGCTGGCCGATCTGGGCGCGGAAGTCGTGAAGGTGGAGCCGCCCCAGGGCGACGACTACCGCGCCATCGGTCCCATGAAGAACGGGCAAAGTGCCTTGTTCACGGTCATGAATCGCAACAAGCAAAGCCTGGTGCTGGACCTCAAGCATGCGGACGCGGTCGCCGTGGTGCATGAGCTGGCCCGGCAGGTCGACGTGGTGGTCGAGAACTTCAGGCCTGGCGTGGCCGAGCGCCTGGGCATCGGCCCCGAAACGCTGCGCGCCCTCAATCCCAGACTGGTGTATGTCAGCGTCTCGGGCTTCGGCCAGACCGGCCCGCTGGCCCATCGGCCGGCCTACGACATCATTGTTCAGGCCATGAGCGGCCTGATGGAGGCCACCGGCGAGCCTCAAGGCGCGCCCACCCTGGTCGGCGAAGCGGTCAGCGATGTGGTTGCCGGCCTGTTTGCCTCCTGGGCGACACTGGCAGCCCTGCTGCAGGCGCAGAGAACCGGAGTCGGCCAGCATGTCGATGTCGCCATGTTCGACACCACGCTGAGCTTTCTGGCGACATCGATGTCGCGCTATCTGTTCACCGGCCAGCCTGCGCGGCGTGTGGGCAACCGGCATCCGCTCTCGGCGCCGTTCGGCGTCTACAGGGCACGTGACGGCCATTACGCCCTGGCCGTGCTCAACAAGAAGCTGTTTGACGCCACCGCAGCCGCCATGGACCTGCCCGAGCTGGCCGGCGATCCGCGCTTTGCCAGCGACGAAGCCCGCTCGGCCAACGAGCCCGCCTTGCGCGCCGCGCTGGAGGGCTGGAGCACGCAGCACGATGTCGCCGATGTGGTCGCGCGGCTGGAGAGCGCAGGCGTTCCCGCAGCCCCCATCTGGAATATCGAGCAAGCCCTGAATTCCGAGCAGATCCGCTCGCGTGGCCTGCTCTGCGAGGTCGAGGACGAACGCCTTCCGGGCCTGCAGCTGCCGACACAGCCCGTGCACTTCAGCGGCGCACTGCCCAATCGTGCGCAACGCGCACCGGCCCTGGGCGAGCACACGGAGCTGCTGCTGCAAAGCTGGCTGGGCCGCAGCACGGACGCCATTGCCGCCTTGCGCGAAGCAGGCGCCCTGGGTTGA
- a CDS encoding ABC transporter permease has product MEAVSPSIKSASPASVQVASPSVRPARRRYMAPLEPVSPKAKWLLGTGFFLLFLLIWSAVTFGGLVSPTFLASPLTMLREGILLFTEFDFHHDIGMTVWRVMGGFILASIVAVPLGIAMGAWKPVEAFFEPFVSFCRYLPASAFIPLLILWAGVGEAQKLLVIFIGSVFQITLMVAVTVGGARKDLVEAAYTLGASNTGIVKRVLIPGAAPGIAETLRLVLGWAWTYVIVAELIGSSSGIGHMITDSQALLNTGQIIFGIIIIGLIGLVSDFIFKTLNRRMFEWSSL; this is encoded by the coding sequence ATGGAAGCGGTATCACCTTCTATCAAGTCTGCATCACCCGCATCGGTTCAGGTGGCATCGCCTTCCGTGAGGCCGGCTCGCCGGCGCTATATGGCCCCTCTGGAGCCTGTCAGCCCCAAGGCCAAATGGCTGCTGGGCACGGGCTTCTTCCTGCTGTTCCTGCTGATCTGGTCGGCCGTCACCTTTGGCGGACTGGTCTCGCCGACCTTTCTCGCCAGCCCGCTGACGATGCTGCGCGAAGGCATTCTGCTGTTCACGGAGTTCGACTTTCACCATGACATCGGCATGACCGTATGGCGCGTCATGGGCGGCTTCATCCTGGCCAGCATCGTGGCCGTGCCGCTGGGCATTGCCATGGGGGCCTGGAAGCCCGTGGAGGCGTTCTTCGAGCCTTTTGTCTCGTTCTGCCGCTACCTGCCCGCCTCGGCCTTTATTCCGCTGCTGATCCTCTGGGCCGGCGTGGGCGAGGCCCAGAAGCTGCTGGTCATCTTCATCGGCTCGGTGTTCCAGATCACCCTCATGGTGGCCGTGACCGTGGGCGGTGCGCGCAAGGATCTGGTGGAGGCCGCCTACACCCTGGGCGCCAGCAATACCGGCATCGTCAAGCGGGTGCTGATTCCCGGTGCTGCTCCAGGCATCGCGGAAACCCTGCGACTGGTTCTGGGCTGGGCCTGGACCTATGTGATCGTTGCCGAGCTGATCGGCTCGTCCTCGGGCATCGGCCACATGATCACCGACAGTCAGGCGCTGCTCAATACCGGACAGATCATCTTCGGCATCATCATCATCGGGCTCATCGGTCTGGTGTCGGATTTCATCTTCAAAACCCTCAACCGTCGCATGTTCGAATGGAGTTCCCTGTGA
- a CDS encoding ABC transporter ATP-binding protein — protein sequence MNQLSIQGVSRTFTSHKGVSTQALLPVDFEVRENDFVTILGPSGCGKSTMLRIVAGLDFPTTGQVLLDGKLVQEPGADRGMVFQSYTLFPWLTVAQNIRFGLREKGVSEAVQKERSDYFIAKVGLRGFENHYPKQLSGGMQQRTAIARALANDPKILLMDEPFGALDNQTRVLMQELLLGIWEAERKTVMFVTHDIDEAIFMANRVAVFSARPGRIKADIPVHLPHPRHYTVKTSPEFMELKARLTEEIRAESLAAAVH from the coding sequence ATGAACCAGCTGTCCATTCAAGGCGTTTCGCGCACCTTCACCAGCCACAAAGGCGTCAGCACCCAGGCGCTGCTGCCGGTGGATTTCGAGGTCCGGGAGAACGATTTCGTGACCATTCTCGGGCCCTCCGGCTGCGGCAAATCGACGATGCTGCGCATTGTTGCGGGTCTGGATTTCCCGACGACGGGGCAGGTGCTGCTGGACGGGAAGCTGGTGCAGGAGCCCGGCGCCGACCGCGGCATGGTGTTTCAGAGCTATACCCTGTTCCCCTGGCTGACCGTGGCGCAGAACATTCGCTTCGGGCTGCGCGAGAAAGGCGTGAGCGAAGCCGTCCAGAAAGAGCGCAGCGACTACTTCATTGCCAAGGTGGGCCTGCGCGGGTTCGAGAATCACTATCCCAAGCAGCTGTCGGGCGGCATGCAGCAACGCACGGCGATCGCGCGCGCGCTGGCCAACGACCCCAAGATCCTGCTCATGGACGAGCCCTTCGGTGCGCTGGACAACCAGACACGGGTGCTGATGCAGGAATTGCTGCTGGGCATCTGGGAGGCCGAGCGCAAGACGGTGATGTTCGTGACCCACGATATCGATGAGGCCATCTTCATGGCCAATCGCGTGGCCGTGTTCAGTGCGCGTCCGGGCCGCATCAAGGCAGACATCCCGGTCCATCTGCCGCACCCTCGGCATTACACCGTCAAGACCTCGCCCGAGTTCATGGAGCTCAAGGCCCGGTTGACGGAAGAGATTCGCGCCGAGTCACTGGCTGCGGCTGTTCACTGA
- a CDS encoding LysR substrate-binding domain-containing protein, producing MENIHFPFTGFKKLIQINLRQLEYFVAAARHGSTARAALAINVSQPSISKAIADLEAQWGEQLFVRKHAVGLDLTAAGQARSREALSLLEAAQRLQEPRKQAVSGTLRLGFLSTLGALWIPQLLTQMQKRHPSIDIELIEGDIASLTRQVERGEIHAALQYDLGLARPLLTMHPVAALPPYALLPARHALSAAPSVSLAELAQSPLLLINLPQSREYFLSLFREAGVVPTVNYELASIELVRSMVANGHGVSVLTTRPVFDRTHDGKRLVCKRIKGRVAKQAVVLSAPRSNASALIAPFLTVAKSVIAPD from the coding sequence ATGGAAAATATTCATTTTCCATTCACTGGATTTAAAAAATTGATTCAGATAAATCTGCGACAGCTCGAGTACTTCGTGGCTGCGGCACGCCACGGCAGCACGGCCAGGGCGGCGCTGGCCATCAATGTTTCACAGCCCTCCATCTCCAAGGCGATTGCCGATCTCGAAGCCCAATGGGGCGAGCAGTTGTTCGTGCGCAAACATGCCGTCGGACTGGACCTGACCGCAGCAGGACAGGCCAGAAGCCGGGAGGCCCTGAGCCTGCTGGAGGCTGCGCAACGGCTTCAGGAGCCACGCAAGCAGGCGGTTTCCGGCACGCTGAGGCTGGGCTTTCTGAGCACGCTGGGCGCGCTGTGGATTCCGCAGTTGCTCACCCAGATGCAAAAGCGCCACCCGTCCATCGACATCGAGCTGATCGAAGGGGACATCGCCTCCCTGACGCGGCAAGTGGAGCGCGGGGAGATCCATGCCGCACTGCAATATGACCTGGGCCTGGCCCGCCCTCTGCTGACCATGCACCCGGTTGCCGCATTGCCGCCCTATGCCTTGTTGCCTGCCAGGCATGCCCTGTCTGCGGCGCCCAGCGTGAGCCTGGCGGAGCTGGCCCAGTCGCCGTTGCTGCTGATCAACCTGCCGCAGAGCCGCGAATACTTTCTCTCGCTGTTTCGGGAAGCGGGCGTGGTCCCCACGGTGAACTATGAACTGGCGTCGATAGAGCTTGTCCGCTCCATGGTCGCCAACGGGCATGGCGTCAGCGTTCTGACCACGCGGCCGGTGTTCGACCGAACCCACGACGGCAAGCGGCTGGTCTGCAAAAGAATCAAGGGCCGCGTCGCCAAGCAGGCCGTGGTGCTGTCGGCGCCCAGGAGCAATGCCTCGGCGCTGATTGCACCATTTCTGACCGTGGCAAAAAGCGTGATTGCACCCGACTAG
- a CDS encoding ABC transporter substrate-binding protein has translation MKSTRRVPIWQLALAATVLVSAAQHAAAQETKIVLGMSGWTGFAPLTLADKAGIFKKNGLNVEIKMIPQKDRHLALASGAVQCAATTVETHVAWNTNGVPIVQIFQMDKSYGADGIAVRNDVKNFADLKGKTVAVSAPGTAPYFGLAWMLNKNGMTMKDIKTVSLEPQPAAQAFVSGQNDAAMTYEPYLSTVRANPSAGKILATTIDYPMVMDTVGCDPKWLKANTAAAKALTQSYFDAIAMINSDKEKSYEIMGAAVKQSGEQFGKSAAFLKWSDKEANQKFFASDLLPFMKESAAILKEAGVIRSIPENYGVMYDASFIK, from the coding sequence ATGAAATCGACACGTCGCGTTCCAATCTGGCAACTGGCATTAGCCGCAACCGTTCTAGTGTCTGCTGCACAACATGCAGCGGCTCAGGAGACCAAGATCGTCCTGGGCATGTCGGGATGGACAGGCTTCGCGCCGCTGACGCTGGCGGACAAGGCCGGGATCTTCAAGAAGAACGGTCTCAATGTCGAAATCAAGATGATTCCCCAGAAGGACCGGCATCTGGCGCTGGCCTCGGGTGCCGTTCAATGTGCCGCCACCACCGTGGAGACGCATGTCGCCTGGAACACCAATGGCGTGCCCATCGTGCAGATCTTCCAGATGGACAAGTCCTATGGTGCAGATGGCATTGCCGTGCGCAACGACGTCAAGAACTTTGCCGATCTGAAAGGCAAGACCGTCGCCGTCAGCGCGCCGGGCACGGCTCCCTACTTCGGTCTGGCCTGGATGCTGAACAAGAACGGCATGACCATGAAGGACATCAAGACCGTGTCGCTGGAGCCCCAGCCTGCGGCCCAGGCCTTTGTCTCCGGGCAGAACGATGCGGCCATGACCTATGAGCCCTATCTCTCCACGGTGCGCGCCAACCCCAGCGCCGGCAAGATTCTGGCCACCACCATCGACTACCCGATGGTGATGGATACCGTGGGCTGCGACCCCAAGTGGCTCAAGGCCAACACGGCAGCCGCCAAGGCGCTGACCCAGTCCTATTTCGATGCCATCGCCATGATCAACTCCGACAAGGAAAAGAGCTACGAAATCATGGGCGCAGCCGTCAAGCAAAGCGGCGAGCAGTTCGGCAAGTCGGCAGCCTTTCTGAAATGGTCGGACAAGGAGGCCAACCAGAAGTTCTTTGCCAGCGATCTGCTGCCTTTCATGAAGGAGTCTGCCGCCATCCTCAAGGAAGCCGGCGTGATTCGCAGCATTCCTGAGAACTACGGCGTCATGTACGACGCCAGCTTCATCAAGTAA
- the hutC gene encoding histidine utilization repressor — MDKHSSMSLHGKILTEIEQNILSGRWPPGYRIPSEMELTVHYQCSRMTVSKVLNKLAEAGLLVRKRKAGSFVTRPQTSSAVLEIPDLRQVVLGMGQEYSSRLLGRTQRRSTREDMEAMRMVRPASIVHVLCLHMAGSRPFCIEDRLINLESVPDAEHEPFTEHSPSSWMVNHVPWSSAEHRIRAEAASEETAGLLEIKPGFPCLVIDRRTWTGQLPITFVRLTYPADLYELDAHFSPSTMGQAG; from the coding sequence ATGGACAAACACTCTTCCATGTCGCTGCACGGGAAAATTCTCACCGAGATTGAACAGAACATTCTCAGTGGCCGCTGGCCGCCCGGCTATCGCATCCCGTCGGAGATGGAGCTGACCGTCCATTACCAATGCTCGCGCATGACGGTGAGCAAGGTGCTGAACAAGCTGGCGGAAGCCGGTCTGCTGGTGCGCAAGCGCAAGGCCGGAAGCTTTGTGACGCGCCCACAAACCAGCTCTGCCGTGCTGGAGATTCCAGATCTACGCCAAGTGGTGCTGGGCATGGGGCAGGAGTATTCGAGCAGGCTGCTCGGCCGCACGCAGCGGCGCAGCACGCGCGAGGACATGGAGGCCATGCGCATGGTCCGCCCGGCCTCCATCGTCCATGTGCTGTGCCTGCACATGGCGGGATCCCGGCCGTTCTGCATCGAAGACCGCCTGATCAATCTTGAATCCGTGCCGGATGCCGAGCACGAGCCGTTCACCGAACACAGCCCCAGCTCCTGGATGGTCAACCATGTGCCCTGGAGCTCGGCCGAACACCGCATACGCGCCGAGGCAGCCAGCGAGGAAACCGCCGGCCTGCTGGAGATCAAGCCCGGCTTTCCCTGCCTGGTGATCGACCGCCGCACCTGGACCGGGCAGCTGCCCATCACCTTTGTGCGCCTGACCTATCCCGCCGATCTCTACGAGCTGGATGCGCATTTTTCACCCTCCACCATGGGGCAGGCTGGCTGA
- a CDS encoding acyl-CoA dehydrogenase family protein: MSLIRLGATEEDQAVADAVARFAEETLAPLAQAMDEEAFSATRHVPGLSALGVMGMNLPERFGGPGVTPTAMLMSLVAISRACAATSSMIGAHYLGTDAVLIGGDEAQREQWLPRCASGEWLAAFALTEPRGGSHPADMRTRAVRDGDDYLITGVKHFISNAAEARFMVVFAKTDAEAAARGVSAFIVPRELPGIQISSPEKLMGIRGGHAFEVSLDGVRVPAANRLGAEGTGFKTAMKVLDNSRLDVAATSLGIAEAALKAAAGWANQRMVGGEPIASKQGIQFKLADMKLRLEAAWGLTMQALALRQQGQPFTQQSAMAKLFASEMVSFVTDEALQIHGGYGYTREMPLERYVRDARILRIYEGSSEIQRTIIARSVLNA; this comes from the coding sequence ATGTCATTGATCCGTCTGGGCGCGACCGAAGAAGATCAGGCCGTTGCCGATGCCGTTGCACGCTTTGCCGAGGAAACCCTGGCGCCCTTGGCCCAGGCCATGGACGAGGAAGCCTTTTCCGCCACGCGCCATGTGCCCGGCCTTTCCGCGCTGGGCGTTATGGGCATGAATCTGCCGGAGCGCTTCGGCGGGCCGGGCGTCACCCCCACCGCCATGCTGATGTCGCTGGTCGCCATCTCGCGTGCCTGTGCAGCGACCTCGTCCATGATCGGTGCTCACTACCTGGGAACGGACGCCGTTCTCATCGGCGGCGACGAGGCGCAGCGCGAGCAATGGCTGCCGCGCTGCGCCAGCGGGGAATGGCTGGCGGCCTTCGCGCTGACCGAGCCGCGTGGCGGCTCTCACCCTGCAGACATGCGCACCCGGGCCGTGCGCGACGGCGACGACTATCTGATCACGGGCGTCAAGCACTTCATCTCGAATGCGGCGGAGGCCCGCTTCATGGTCGTCTTTGCCAAGACCGATGCGGAGGCTGCGGCACGCGGAGTCAGTGCCTTCATCGTGCCGCGCGAACTGCCCGGCATACAGATATCGTCGCCCGAAAAGCTCATGGGCATCCGCGGCGGCCATGCTTTTGAAGTTTCGCTGGACGGCGTACGCGTCCCGGCGGCCAATCGCCTCGGCGCCGAGGGCACCGGCTTCAAGACCGCCATGAAAGTGCTGGACAACAGCCGCCTGGACGTGGCGGCGACCTCTCTGGGCATCGCCGAGGCCGCGCTCAAGGCGGCGGCCGGCTGGGCCAACCAGCGCATGGTGGGCGGCGAACCGATCGCCAGCAAGCAGGGCATACAGTTCAAGCTTGCCGACATGAAGCTGCGCCTGGAAGCTGCCTGGGGCCTGACCATGCAGGCCCTGGCACTGCGCCAGCAGGGGCAGCCCTTCACCCAGCAGTCGGCCATGGCCAAGCTGTTCGCCTCGGAGATGGTGAGCTTCGTGACCGACGAGGCGCTGCAGATCCATGGCGGCTACGGCTATACCCGTGAGATGCCGCTGGAGCGCTATGTGCGCGACGCCCGCATCCTGCGCATCTACGAAGGCTCTTCCGAGATTCAGCGCACCATCATCGCGCGCTCCGTATTGAACGCTTAG
- the hutC gene encoding histidine utilization repressor, producing the protein MSRTDTTAAVPAFQRIKDHVLQQIHSGVWQEGQAIPSEAALVKQFNVARMTVNRALRELSDEKTLTRVQGSGTFVAQQKYQATLVELRNIADEIAARGHRHRGELQRLERCKVDTALLRQFELNAAPHLFHSVVVHFENDVPIQVEDRYVNPAVAPDYLSQDFASQTPNAYLVRVAPLQGVSFSIEASMPTPEVAELLRMEVTEPCLVLRRRTRSQGQVASVSALWHPASRYQFAGNF; encoded by the coding sequence ATGTCGCGAACCGATACCACCGCCGCCGTACCTGCGTTCCAGCGCATCAAAGACCATGTGCTGCAGCAGATCCACAGTGGCGTATGGCAGGAAGGCCAGGCCATTCCCAGCGAGGCTGCGCTGGTCAAACAGTTCAATGTGGCGCGCATGACCGTCAACCGTGCCTTGCGCGAGCTCAGCGACGAAAAGACACTGACGCGTGTCCAGGGCTCGGGCACTTTCGTGGCCCAGCAGAAGTACCAGGCCACCCTGGTCGAGCTGCGCAATATCGCCGACGAAATTGCGGCTCGCGGCCACCGCCATCGGGGCGAGCTGCAGCGTCTCGAGCGCTGCAAGGTCGACACCGCCCTGCTGCGCCAGTTCGAGCTGAACGCCGCCCCCCATCTGTTTCACTCCGTGGTCGTGCACTTCGAAAACGATGTCCCCATCCAGGTCGAAGACCGCTATGTGAACCCGGCCGTGGCTCCCGACTATCTGAGCCAGGACTTTGCAAGCCAGACGCCGAATGCCTATCTGGTGCGCGTGGCTCCGCTGCAGGGCGTGAGTTTCTCCATCGAAGCGAGCATGCCCACGCCAGAGGTGGCAGAGCTTTTGCGCATGGAGGTCACCGAACCCTGTCTGGTGCTGCGCCGCAGAACCCGCTCCCAGGGCCAGGTGGCCTCGGTTTCGGCCTTGTGGCACCCGGCATCGCGCTACCAGTTCGCAGGAAATTTTTGA
- the hutH gene encoding histidine ammonia-lyase, which yields MNTTTTQELSNSELELHPGELTLAQLRRIQDGGVQLSMAQAAYGAMRKAEAHVQHIVDEDQVVYGINTGFGKLASTKIAHERLAELQRNLVLSHSVGTGDPLPDHVVRLVLATKAVSLARGHSGARTALVDALLALANADVLPVIPSKGSVGASGDLAPLSHLACVLIGEGQAKVDGKIVCGREAMKHIGLEPFVLGPKEGLALLNGTQVSTSLALAGLFQAESVLAAGLVAGCLTLEAIQGSIKPFDARIHEARGQQGQIAVAAAVRGLLDGSAIDPSHPNCGRVQDPYSIRCVPQVMGACLDNLSHAARVLVIEANAASDNPLVFDNGDVISGGNFHAEPVAFAADILALAIAEIGAISERRMALLLDTGLSRLPAFLIEDSGVNSGFMIAQVTAAALAAENQCLAHPSSVTSLPTSANQEDHVSMATYGARRLADMARNTAVIVGVEAMAAVQGMDFDRRLKSSPLIEEQYALIRSQVPYLDKDRYLAPDIEIMRLWALETAWPEVLQNILPSTER from the coding sequence ATGAACACTACCACCACCCAAGAGCTCTCGAACTCCGAACTGGAACTGCATCCCGGCGAGCTCACGCTGGCTCAGCTGCGCCGCATTCAGGACGGCGGCGTGCAGCTCAGCATGGCGCAGGCTGCCTATGGCGCCATGCGCAAGGCCGAGGCACATGTGCAGCACATCGTCGATGAAGACCAGGTGGTCTACGGCATCAACACCGGTTTCGGCAAACTGGCTTCGACCAAGATCGCGCATGAGCGTCTGGCCGAGCTGCAGCGCAATCTGGTGCTTTCGCACAGCGTGGGCACGGGTGACCCGCTGCCGGACCATGTGGTGCGCCTGGTGCTTGCCACCAAGGCCGTGAGTCTGGCCCGCGGGCATTCGGGAGCCCGCACGGCGCTGGTGGACGCGCTGCTGGCTCTGGCCAATGCCGATGTCCTGCCCGTGATTCCCTCCAAGGGTTCGGTGGGCGCTTCGGGCGATCTGGCGCCGCTGTCGCACCTGGCCTGCGTGCTGATCGGCGAGGGGCAGGCCAAGGTGGACGGCAAGATCGTCTGCGGCCGTGAAGCCATGAAACATATCGGCCTGGAGCCCTTTGTGCTGGGCCCCAAGGAAGGGCTGGCATTGCTCAATGGAACCCAGGTCTCCACCTCGCTGGCGCTGGCGGGTCTGTTCCAGGCCGAAAGCGTGCTGGCCGCAGGCCTGGTGGCCGGTTGCCTGACGCTGGAAGCCATACAGGGCTCCATCAAGCCCTTCGATGCGCGCATTCATGAGGCCAGAGGCCAGCAGGGGCAGATTGCCGTGGCCGCCGCCGTGCGTGGCCTGCTGGACGGCAGTGCCATCGACCCCTCGCATCCCAATTGCGGACGCGTGCAGGATCCCTATTCCATCCGCTGCGTGCCGCAGGTCATGGGCGCCTGCCTGGACAACCTCAGCCATGCTGCACGCGTGCTGGTCATAGAGGCCAATGCCGCCTCGGACAATCCGCTGGTGTTCGACAACGGCGACGTGATTTCGGGCGGCAACTTCCATGCCGAACCCGTGGCCTTTGCGGCCGACATCCTGGCGCTGGCGATCGCTGAAATCGGCGCCATCTCCGAACGTCGCATGGCCTTGCTGCTGGACACCGGACTGTCGCGCCTGCCGGCCTTCCTGATCGAGGACAGCGGCGTCAACTCGGGCTTCATGATTGCGCAGGTCACGGCGGCCGCCCTGGCGGCCGAAAACCAGTGCCTGGCGCACCCGAGCAGCGTGACCAGCCTGCCTACGTCGGCCAACCAGGAAGACCATGTCTCCATGGCCACCTATGGTGCGCGTCGCCTGGCCGACATGGCCAGGAACACGGCGGTGATCGTGGGCGTCGAGGCCATGGCCGCAGTCCAGGGCATGGACTTTGACCGCCGACTCAAGAGCTCGCCGCTGATCGAGGAGCAGTACGCGCTGATCCGCAGTCAGGTGCCCTATCTGGACAAGGACCGCTACCTGGCGCCCGATATCGAAATCATGCGACTGTGGGCGCTGGAAACCGCCTGGCCCGAGGTGTTGCAGAACATTCTGCCAAGCACGGAGCGCTAA